A window of the Butyricimonas faecalis genome harbors these coding sequences:
- a CDS encoding RagB/SusD family nutrient uptake outer membrane protein, whose protein sequence is MKKRYLFLTLLGAFMLCACEEWVELKPENSVTFENAFDTEKDIEAALFGAEQSLRVNMTAAPYSPEMRGEFSDYRSSYSEDLLKEENPILYVAQWSWNYNVIAAANVALPYINQVEMPQERRDFYRGEIAFFKAFVYLDLIRRWGDCVMIQDEVELKPIAKTSWPKVADYAITLAKEAVRLLPEWDELKESDGASVTHRARPCKGAANAVLAHLCAWKAGCKYMAQPQDRDYDEQQLWRMVDSACTAIINRQDIYDLEATPDEVCTKTFVDGGKECIFESVFRGYWNEFDEMNESNTTNPGRNYEAYPAIPGSKIGDNKKTTYRILNSTVREMFQDYTDGNTPVTDLRRFAWFYDFENMEQEDEEITGGYAYPYKWRYARVATEGFMAGEFINFDQNKIWWRLADIYLLRAECRARLNDRTGAIADLNKIRDRAKAKRYNESEYDGNLRYAIFKEREKELLMEGSRYFDVLRNGYYKTELYGNFRNVSDQDVVDGVFFNALENTLFWDNPLMRQNTYWLKRQ, encoded by the coding sequence ATGAAAAAACGATACTTATTTTTAACATTACTCGGGGCGTTTATGCTGTGTGCCTGCGAAGAGTGGGTGGAATTAAAACCGGAAAACTCGGTTACCTTCGAGAATGCCTTCGACACGGAAAAAGACATCGAAGCAGCCTTATTCGGGGCAGAACAAAGCCTACGAGTAAACATGACCGCTGCTCCCTATTCGCCAGAAATGCGAGGTGAATTTTCAGACTATCGTTCTAGTTATTCCGAAGACCTTCTAAAAGAAGAAAATCCCATATTATACGTTGCACAATGGAGTTGGAATTATAATGTAATTGCAGCAGCCAATGTTGCTTTACCCTATATCAACCAAGTCGAAATGCCACAAGAGAGACGGGACTTTTACAGGGGTGAAATTGCTTTTTTCAAGGCATTCGTTTACCTGGATTTGATCCGTCGCTGGGGAGATTGCGTGATGATACAAGATGAAGTGGAGCTAAAACCCATTGCTAAAACAAGCTGGCCCAAGGTGGCAGATTATGCCATAACGTTAGCAAAAGAGGCCGTACGTCTTCTACCGGAATGGGATGAACTGAAAGAATCCGACGGAGCTTCTGTCACCCATCGGGCTCGGCCATGCAAGGGAGCTGCCAACGCCGTGCTGGCCCATCTATGTGCCTGGAAAGCCGGATGTAAATACATGGCCCAACCACAAGACCGGGATTATGATGAACAACAATTATGGCGAATGGTCGATTCAGCTTGTACAGCAATTATCAACAGACAAGACATTTATGATTTAGAAGCGACACCCGATGAGGTTTGCACCAAAACATTCGTAGACGGGGGAAAGGAATGTATTTTCGAGAGTGTATTTCGAGGATATTGGAATGAATTTGACGAAATGAATGAAAGTAACACAACAAACCCGGGACGAAACTACGAAGCCTATCCGGCCATCCCCGGCAGCAAAATAGGAGATAACAAAAAAACAACGTACCGAATATTAAATTCAACCGTTCGGGAAATGTTTCAAGATTATACCGATGGAAATACCCCTGTTACCGATTTACGCCGGTTTGCTTGGTTCTATGACTTTGAAAATATGGAACAAGAAGACGAAGAGATTACCGGAGGATATGCCTATCCTTACAAATGGCGTTACGCCCGGGTGGCCACGGAGGGATTCATGGCCGGAGAATTCATCAACTTCGACCAAAACAAAATATGGTGGAGACTGGCTGACATCTATTTGTTACGTGCGGAATGTCGAGCCAGATTAAACGACCGGACAGGAGCTATCGCTGATTTGAATAAAATCCGTGATCGGGCAAAAGCCAAACGTTACAATGAATCCGAGTATGACGGTAATCTACGCTACGCCATATTCAAAGAACGGGAAAAAGAATTATTGATGGAAGGCAGCCGCTATTTCGACGTGTTACGAAACGGGTATTACAAAACGGAACTTTACGGAAACTTCCGCAACGTTTCAGATCAAGACGTGGTTGACGGTGTGTTTTTCAATGCATTAGAAAACACCTTATTCTGGGATAATCCATTGATGAGACAGAACACCTATTGGCTAAAAAGACAATAA
- a CDS encoding DUF1573 domain-containing protein → MKALGWFIITLLLGACSADKPSKKCIYPAGDLFFSKEKASWSEVYIDKEYADTVLVYNPTKAGIRLEGFNHFPEITCRKIGHSGQDWNLGGYTVESGTCDTLIVTLRLKNESMLGNYYNVMRFMINGEVDYDYGFMIDVPVREDFAHWSEEEKAQAPHFMVDSTERDFGILREGEEAKMIFKIQNVGERNLIIRKIETTCGCTAVLPSQRVLLPGKEMDLNVIFHSAGRNGKQRKVITLFCNDPRQPTIQLIVKGEVKV, encoded by the coding sequence ATGAAAGCACTTGGATGGTTCATTATCACCCTTTTATTAGGGGCTTGTTCTGCAGATAAGCCTTCTAAAAAGTGTATTTACCCGGCAGGAGATTTGTTTTTCAGTAAGGAAAAGGCAAGTTGGAGTGAGGTATATATCGATAAGGAGTATGCCGACACGGTGCTGGTGTACAATCCCACGAAAGCGGGGATTCGTCTGGAAGGTTTTAACCATTTCCCGGAGATCACCTGTCGGAAGATAGGGCACTCTGGGCAGGATTGGAATTTAGGAGGATATACCGTAGAATCCGGAACTTGTGACACGTTAATCGTGACGTTACGTTTAAAGAATGAGTCCATGTTAGGTAATTATTATAATGTGATGCGTTTCATGATAAACGGGGAGGTGGATTACGATTACGGGTTTATGATTGATGTACCTGTACGGGAGGATTTTGCACATTGGAGCGAGGAAGAAAAAGCACAAGCCCCTCATTTCATGGTGGACTCGACGGAACGTGATTTCGGAATACTTCGAGAAGGAGAGGAGGCCAAGATGATTTTTAAAATCCAAAATGTTGGAGAACGTAACTTGATCATCCGTAAAATAGAAACCACTTGCGGTTGTACCGCGGTACTCCCTAGTCAACGAGTGCTTCTTCCCGGTAAAGAAATGGACCTAAATGTCATCTTTCACTCTGCCGGGCGAAACGGTAAACAACGTAAAGTCATCACTCTCTTTTGTAATGATCCCCGTCAACCCACGATCCAGTTGATTGTGAAAGGGGAAGTGAAGGTTTAA
- the nadB gene encoding L-aspartate oxidase: MRNYDYIIVGSGLAGLYTAYRASAYGKVALLTKSNIRESNSYFAQGGIAAVTGENDAPLFHFQDTITAGRGLCDYPAVNVLVNEGPARIQELINDGMHFDTENGELALGLEGGHHQKRILHAGGDATGRMITNFVIDKVEHCPTVEIFDNHAVIALLQDEHGCYGVRCWDFNENREEVFTGHNVFLTSGGTSAIYKRTTNPHTTIGDGLALTYNAGCEIVDMEFIQFHPSAIYTPTGEAYLVSEAVRGEGAYLLNQQGERFMVGKHELAELAPRDIVAQSIFQQMKEHHEDYVYLSLKHLDPKKIKKRFPNIFEKCAELGIDMTDRIPVAPAAHYTVGGVKTDLTGRTNIPHLYVCGELASSGIMGANRLASNSLIECLVFGKRAVEDSVHNRREATIPETTPLFSLNHQKLEAYLCLKNKVADIMTQEAGIIRTENGLQEGLENLHHVEETEIFEENEYYSLVSKNLLTVAELIIRSALFRKESRGGHFRSDYPTPNDKYVCHIIQQKGKEIRTTPVIRKLKDKS, encoded by the coding sequence ATGCGTAATTACGATTATATCATTGTTGGGAGTGGTTTAGCGGGTCTTTACACGGCCTATCGTGCATCTGCCTATGGGAAAGTTGCACTTTTAACTAAATCAAATATTAGGGAAAGTAATTCTTATTTTGCCCAAGGAGGTATTGCGGCTGTTACCGGAGAAAATGACGCCCCGTTATTTCACTTTCAAGACACGATCACGGCAGGAAGAGGTTTATGTGACTACCCCGCGGTGAACGTGCTGGTAAATGAAGGACCTGCCCGCATACAGGAGTTAATCAATGACGGTATGCACTTTGACACGGAAAATGGAGAACTGGCTCTAGGCCTAGAGGGGGGGCATCATCAGAAACGAATCCTCCATGCCGGAGGAGATGCCACTGGAAGAATGATCACGAATTTCGTTATTGACAAAGTAGAGCATTGTCCTACCGTGGAAATATTCGATAATCATGCCGTCATCGCCCTGTTACAGGATGAACACGGATGTTACGGTGTCAGATGCTGGGATTTTAACGAGAACCGGGAAGAAGTATTCACGGGACACAACGTGTTCCTGACTTCCGGAGGGACCTCAGCCATCTATAAACGAACGACCAATCCTCACACGACCATTGGTGACGGTTTGGCGCTAACCTATAATGCCGGATGCGAAATCGTGGATATGGAATTCATTCAATTCCACCCCTCTGCAATCTACACGCCTACCGGAGAAGCCTATCTGGTAAGTGAAGCGGTACGGGGCGAGGGGGCATACCTGTTAAATCAACAAGGCGAACGCTTTATGGTGGGAAAACACGAATTGGCAGAACTTGCCCCACGAGACATCGTGGCCCAGTCCATATTCCAACAAATGAAAGAACACCACGAGGACTACGTTTATTTGTCATTAAAACACCTTGATCCTAAAAAGATCAAGAAACGTTTCCCCAACATCTTCGAGAAATGCGCTGAATTGGGTATCGACATGACAGACCGTATTCCTGTTGCTCCTGCCGCACATTACACCGTGGGCGGGGTGAAAACGGATCTCACGGGACGTACGAATATCCCACACTTGTACGTGTGCGGAGAACTCGCCTCATCCGGTATCATGGGAGCCAACAGATTGGCATCCAATTCACTGATAGAATGCTTGGTATTCGGAAAACGTGCGGTAGAAGACTCCGTACACAACCGACGAGAAGCCACAATCCCGGAAACTACACCATTATTCTCTCTTAATCATCAAAAATTAGAAGCCTACCTATGTTTAAAAAACAAGGTTGCCGATATTATGACACAAGAAGCTGGCATCATCCGTACGGAAAACGGATTACAGGAAGGACTGGAAAACTTGCACCACGTGGAAGAGACCGAAATATTCGAAGAGAATGAATACTATTCGTTGGTAAGTAAAAATTTACTCACCGTCGCCGAATTAATTATCCGCTCCGCCCTCTTCCGTAAGGAGAGCCGAGGTGGTCACTTCCGTTCCGACTACCCCACCCCGAATGACAAATACGTGTGTCATATCATTCAGCAAAAGGGTAAAGAAATCAGGACGACACCGGTAATTAGGAAGCTAAAAGATAAAAGTTAA
- the nadC gene encoding carboxylating nicotinate-nucleotide diphosphorylase, producing MYDSLINRLIDLAIEEDIATGDITTNAIIPVYAKAVAEMKAKADGVISGLEIAKQVFERFEKDIVWEPLVTDGTAVKKGDIILRIEASYRTLLCGERLSLNILQRMSGIATATSHYMKELAGTHTQLLDTRKTAPGLRVLDKMAVHHGGGSNHRMGLYDMIMLKDNHIKIAGGIPNAVKAVKQNLPLSIKVEVETTNLEEVQQAIDAGADIIMLDNMSNETMAEAVKLIAGRAKTEASGNMSIPRLKGVAATGVDYISVGALTHSVTAMDISMNIIKM from the coding sequence ATGTACGATTCGCTCATAAACAGACTCATCGACCTTGCCATAGAAGAAGACATCGCAACGGGAGATATTACGACCAACGCCATTATCCCGGTATATGCTAAAGCGGTTGCCGAAATGAAAGCAAAAGCCGACGGTGTTATTTCCGGACTGGAGATCGCGAAACAAGTATTTGAAAGATTTGAAAAAGATATAGTATGGGAACCTCTTGTTACTGACGGAACTGCCGTAAAGAAAGGGGATATTATCCTGCGCATCGAGGCTAGCTACCGTACGCTACTTTGCGGAGAACGGTTATCATTAAATATTTTGCAACGGATGTCCGGTATTGCAACTGCAACCTCACACTACATGAAAGAATTAGCAGGAACACATACTCAACTATTGGATACCCGAAAAACAGCTCCCGGCTTGCGAGTACTGGATAAAATGGCCGTACACCACGGAGGTGGTTCCAATCATCGGATGGGACTTTACGACATGATTATGCTGAAAGACAATCATATCAAAATTGCCGGAGGTATTCCCAATGCCGTGAAAGCCGTGAAACAAAATCTTCCGCTAAGTATCAAAGTGGAAGTCGAGACCACAAATTTGGAAGAAGTTCAACAAGCCATTGATGCGGGTGCAGATATTATCATGCTCGACAACATGAGTAACGAAACTATGGCAGAAGCAGTAAAACTCATAGCAGGCAGAGCCAAAACAGAAGCTTCCGGGAACATGAGTATTCCTCGTCTGAAAGGCGTTGCCGCTACCGGAGTTGATTACATCAGTGTCGGAGCCCTCACTCACTCGGTTACGGCGATGGATATTAGCATGAACATTATAAAAATGTAG
- the nadA gene encoding quinolinate synthase NadA, translated as MTQTEIIDRIKQLKKEKNAIILAHYYTRPEVQDIADYLGDSLGLSQMAGTTEADIIVFCGVHFMAETASIISPNKKVLIPAEGAGCSLAEGVSGYDLREWKKANPDGLIVSYVNTTAEVKAYTDYCCTSSNALKIVQSLPKDKKILFVPDKNLGAYIQKVTGREMEIWNGDCCVHNKIDTQMVLDKLEEYPDADVLIHPESSCSHDDRILNHPRAFMYSTAGIIKHAKESPKQQFIIATELETIHKLQADNPTKEFIPIHSKAICGQMKKVTLEKVLEALEKEQYEVRLPEDLRAKAWLPIQRMLDLS; from the coding sequence ATGACGCAGACAGAGATTATCGACAGGATAAAACAACTCAAGAAAGAGAAAAATGCCATTATTTTGGCACATTATTATACGCGTCCTGAAGTGCAAGACATTGCTGACTATTTGGGAGACTCCCTAGGACTTTCTCAGATGGCAGGAACCACGGAAGCCGATATTATTGTCTTTTGCGGTGTGCATTTTATGGCAGAAACAGCATCCATCATCTCTCCCAACAAGAAAGTACTAATCCCCGCAGAAGGTGCCGGTTGCTCCTTAGCCGAAGGCGTAAGCGGGTATGACTTGAGAGAATGGAAAAAAGCAAACCCGGATGGCCTCATTGTCAGCTACGTGAACACCACTGCTGAAGTAAAGGCTTACACGGATTATTGTTGCACCTCTTCCAATGCCTTGAAAATCGTGCAAAGCCTGCCGAAAGACAAAAAGATTCTTTTTGTTCCTGATAAGAATCTGGGAGCCTATATACAAAAGGTAACCGGACGTGAAATGGAAATTTGGAATGGAGATTGTTGCGTACATAACAAGATTGACACCCAGATGGTACTGGATAAATTAGAAGAATATCCTGATGCCGACGTGTTGATTCACCCCGAATCCAGTTGTTCACACGATGATCGGATATTAAACCATCCTCGTGCTTTCATGTATTCCACGGCAGGAATCATCAAACATGCCAAGGAATCCCCGAAGCAACAATTTATCATTGCCACAGAATTGGAAACCATTCATAAACTCCAGGCGGATAACCCGACCAAAGAATTCATCCCGATTCATTCAAAAGCCATATGCGGCCAAATGAAGAAGGTAACATTGGAAAAAGTTCTCGAAGCCCTTGAAAAAGAGCAATACGAGGTACGGCTCCCGGAAGACTTAAGAGCAAAAGCTTGGTTACCCATTCAACGCATGTTAGACCTTAGCTAA
- the pheT gene encoding phenylalanine--tRNA ligase subunit beta: MNVSLNWLKDYLKIDQSTEEICKILTSIGLEVGGYEEFEAIKGGLKGLVIGHVLTCEAHPDSDHLHVTTVDLGTGEPEQIVCGAPNVAAGQKVVVATVGTTLYKGDEEFVIKKSKIRGVASNGMICAEDEIGVGTDHAGIMVLPEDTPVGIPAADYFNVYRDTVIEVDITPNRIDGASHLGVARDLAAYLQQTQDVHYTLPSVETFQPDSTDAKISVRVERPEACRRYAGICIEGVTVKPSPEWLQNRMKAIGLHPINNIVDVTNYILFGLGQPLHSFDKDKVKGNEVIVKSVAQGTKFTTLDGVERELHEDDLMICNSEAPMCIAGVFGGQESGISDTTTNVFLESACFDPVFVRKTARRHGLNTDASFRYERGTDPNIVIYALKLAAMMIKEVAGGKITCAPIDIYPEPVKDFEVAIKYAHVDRLIGKKIDHEVIKNILRSLEIKIVEECEDGLLLNIPPYRVDVQREADVIEDILRIYGFNNVEVPASVRSTLSYSEKPDDFQLKNIISDLLAANGFNEVMNNSLTKASYYEDFKSFDTAKTVMLFNPLSADLGAMRQSLLFGGLENIAYNINRKNHNLKLFEFGKAYTFNPKDGIDNPQKQYKEDNMLALFITGSKNMTNWNAKETKTDFFYLKAYCEMILNRLGLHPDNLKIDATDKDIFREGLTYKVGDKHIVSMGILSKAPLKKADVSQEVYYAEFSWENILKAIKNLKVTYTPLPKFPSVKRDLALLLDKKVTFKEIKETAFRTEKSLLKSVTLFDVYEGEKLGADKKSYAVSFTLLDEEKTLTDKQIDKIMNKLMGTYKHLFNAEIR, translated from the coding sequence ATGAACGTATCACTGAACTGGTTGAAAGACTATCTAAAGATCGACCAAAGCACTGAAGAGATTTGCAAAATTCTGACAAGTATCGGACTGGAAGTTGGCGGGTACGAAGAATTTGAAGCAATAAAAGGGGGATTAAAAGGATTGGTCATCGGTCATGTGTTAACTTGCGAAGCACATCCCGATTCGGACCATTTACATGTGACGACTGTTGATTTGGGCACGGGTGAACCGGAACAAATCGTCTGCGGAGCACCTAACGTGGCCGCAGGACAGAAAGTTGTCGTTGCCACCGTAGGAACAACCCTTTACAAAGGTGATGAAGAGTTCGTGATCAAGAAATCAAAAATACGAGGTGTAGCCTCTAACGGTATGATCTGCGCTGAAGACGAAATCGGTGTCGGAACCGACCATGCCGGAATCATGGTACTACCCGAAGATACCCCGGTTGGAATACCGGCTGCAGACTATTTCAACGTTTACCGGGACACGGTTATCGAAGTCGATATTACCCCGAACCGGATTGACGGAGCCTCACATCTTGGTGTCGCCCGTGATCTAGCCGCTTATTTACAACAGACACAAGATGTTCACTATACTCTTCCCTCCGTGGAAACTTTCCAGCCGGACAGTACGGATGCTAAAATCTCCGTACGGGTGGAACGTCCCGAAGCCTGCCGTCGGTATGCCGGAATATGTATCGAAGGAGTAACCGTAAAACCTTCTCCGGAATGGTTACAAAACCGGATGAAAGCTATCGGATTACACCCGATCAACAATATCGTGGACGTGACCAACTACATTCTTTTCGGCTTGGGACAACCTTTACACTCTTTCGATAAAGACAAAGTAAAAGGAAACGAGGTTATCGTGAAAAGTGTTGCCCAAGGAACTAAATTCACAACTTTAGACGGAGTGGAAAGAGAATTACACGAGGATGACCTGATGATCTGTAACAGCGAAGCTCCCATGTGTATCGCCGGAGTTTTCGGTGGACAAGAGAGTGGCATCTCGGATACGACAACAAACGTGTTCTTGGAAAGCGCTTGTTTCGATCCGGTATTCGTTCGCAAAACAGCTCGCCGTCATGGCTTGAACACGGATGCCTCTTTCCGTTATGAACGGGGAACAGATCCGAACATCGTGATCTACGCGCTGAAATTAGCCGCCATGATGATTAAAGAAGTTGCCGGAGGTAAGATTACTTGCGCTCCCATCGACATTTACCCGGAACCCGTGAAGGATTTCGAAGTGGCTATAAAATATGCTCACGTAGATCGTCTGATCGGTAAAAAGATTGACCACGAGGTGATCAAAAACATTCTCCGTTCTCTTGAAATAAAGATCGTGGAAGAGTGCGAAGACGGGCTTTTGTTGAATATTCCTCCATACCGTGTCGACGTGCAAAGAGAAGCAGACGTGATCGAGGATATTCTTCGTATCTACGGTTTCAACAACGTGGAGGTTCCTGCCAGCGTGAGATCCACGTTAAGTTACTCCGAAAAACCGGATGACTTCCAATTGAAGAATATCATTTCAGACTTGTTGGCAGCAAACGGATTCAATGAAGTAATGAATAACTCGTTGACGAAAGCCAGCTACTACGAAGATTTCAAGAGTTTCGATACGGCAAAGACAGTCATGTTATTCAACCCGCTTAGTGCAGACTTGGGGGCTATGCGCCAATCCCTTTTGTTTGGTGGACTGGAAAACATTGCTTACAACATCAACCGGAAAAATCATAATTTAAAGTTATTCGAATTCGGTAAAGCTTACACGTTCAACCCAAAAGATGGTATTGACAACCCGCAAAAACAATACAAGGAAGACAACATGCTCGCCCTTTTCATCACGGGAAGTAAAAACATGACAAACTGGAATGCCAAAGAGACGAAAACAGACTTCTTCTACTTGAAAGCGTATTGTGAAATGATATTAAACCGTCTGGGACTTCACCCCGATAACTTGAAAATTGATGCCACAGACAAGGATATCTTCCGGGAAGGACTGACGTACAAAGTTGGGGATAAACATATCGTATCCATGGGTATCTTGAGTAAAGCTCCGCTGAAAAAAGCAGATGTCAGTCAAGAAGTTTACTATGCAGAATTTTCATGGGAAAATATTTTGAAGGCCATCAAGAATCTCAAGGTAACCTATACTCCGCTACCGAAATTCCCTTCTGTAAAACGAGACTTAGCCCTGCTACTCGACAAGAAAGTCACGTTCAAGGAAATCAAGGAAACGGCGTTTCGTACCGAAAAATCATTATTAAAATCCGTCACGCTATTTGATGTTTACGAGGGAGAAAAACTCGGTGCAGACAAGAAGTCTTATGCCGTTAGTTTTACTCTTCTGGATGAAGAAAAGACGCTCACGGACAAACAGATCGACAAAATTATGAACAAGTTGATGGGTACCTACAAGCACCTGTTCAACGCCGAAATTAGATAG
- a CDS encoding NUDIX hydrolase has product MFVKNRLLAKAASQDEWLPIVNEKGEVVGKATRRSCHSGSMLLHPVVHLHLINEQGNIYLQKRSMKKNFLPGMWDTAVGGHVALGEKIEDALKRETFEELGITKFKARFLGSYVWESSRERELVFPFLCTSHDAIHINNDEVDEGRFWSRKEIEQNADTNIFTPNFLHEYNHLLKKIK; this is encoded by the coding sequence TTGTTTGTCAAGAATAGGCTACTTGCCAAAGCTGCCAGTCAAGACGAATGGTTACCTATCGTGAACGAGAAAGGTGAAGTAGTCGGCAAAGCCACTCGTAGAAGTTGTCATTCCGGTTCCATGCTCCTGCATCCCGTCGTGCATCTCCACCTGATCAACGAACAAGGGAACATTTATTTGCAAAAACGCAGTATGAAAAAGAACTTTCTTCCCGGTATGTGGGATACTGCCGTGGGTGGACACGTTGCCCTAGGAGAGAAAATAGAAGATGCCTTAAAACGGGAAACTTTTGAAGAACTAGGTATCACGAAATTCAAGGCCCGTTTCCTTGGTTCTTACGTGTGGGAAAGTTCCCGCGAACGAGAACTTGTATTTCCTTTTCTTTGTACCTCTCATGACGCCATTCACATCAATAATGATGAAGTTGATGAAGGACGTTTTTGGTCACGCAAAGAGATAGAACAAAACGCAGACACCAATATCTTTACCCCAAACTTTTTACACGAATACAATCATCTATTGAAAAAAATTAAATAA
- a CDS encoding NfeD family protein produces the protein MRKWLVILILLVGNLPMFAGEEKGGLGERREVVYRVDIKDEIGPGIWRLVKRSFDRATDENADVILVHMNTYGGMVVYADSLRSLILNYPKPVWVFIDNNAASAGALISIACDRIYMREGANIGAATVVNQTGEAMPDKYQSYMRSMIRATAQAHGKDTVTENGQTVIRWKRDPRIAEAMVDERVVIEGVTDSGKVVTFTPHEAIQYGFCDGIAENVAEVLQKEGVANYELHEYKPTTMDRFIGFLISPIVQGILIMIIIGGIYFELQTPGVGFPLVAAITACLLYFAPLYLEGMANYVEMILFVVGIILLLLEIFVIPGFGVTGVLGIVCVVASLVLAGIDDFTFDFLPDFTSAIIRSLFFVVSCSLLSLFGSIWLSRKLFGSRRLNFALYAEQKVEDGFVGVDMAAKEVIGKEGMAFTDLRPAGKVMIGNEVYDAVSDTGAFIERGKGIRVVKYQTGQVYVVMN, from the coding sequence ATGAGAAAGTGGCTGGTAATTTTGATTTTATTGGTGGGTAATCTGCCAATGTTTGCGGGAGAGGAAAAAGGCGGCTTAGGGGAGAGACGGGAAGTGGTTTATAGGGTGGATATTAAGGACGAAATCGGTCCTGGCATATGGCGATTGGTGAAAAGGTCTTTTGACCGAGCCACGGACGAAAATGCGGATGTTATTTTGGTACATATGAACACGTACGGGGGAATGGTCGTGTATGCCGATTCTCTGCGTAGTTTAATATTGAATTATCCGAAACCGGTATGGGTGTTTATTGATAACAATGCTGCTTCTGCAGGGGCGTTGATTTCTATTGCCTGTGATCGTATTTACATGCGGGAAGGGGCGAATATAGGTGCTGCAACAGTCGTGAACCAAACGGGGGAAGCCATGCCTGATAAATACCAGTCATATATGCGGTCGATGATTCGGGCCACGGCTCAGGCGCACGGGAAAGATACCGTGACGGAGAATGGCCAGACGGTGATTCGTTGGAAACGGGATCCAAGGATTGCCGAAGCTATGGTGGATGAGCGGGTTGTGATTGAGGGGGTAACGGATAGTGGGAAAGTGGTAACATTTACTCCGCACGAGGCGATACAATACGGGTTCTGTGACGGGATTGCGGAGAATGTGGCAGAAGTGTTGCAGAAAGAAGGAGTTGCAAATTACGAGTTGCACGAGTATAAACCGACGACGATGGATCGGTTTATCGGGTTCTTGATCAGCCCGATCGTGCAAGGGATTCTGATCATGATTATTATCGGGGGAATTTATTTTGAGTTGCAGACGCCGGGAGTTGGTTTCCCGTTGGTGGCGGCAATAACGGCGTGTTTGTTGTATTTTGCCCCGTTGTATTTGGAAGGAATGGCAAATTACGTGGAGATGATCTTGTTTGTGGTGGGGATTATCCTGCTGTTGCTGGAGATATTCGTGATACCGGGTTTCGGTGTCACCGGGGTACTGGGAATTGTTTGCGTGGTGGCGTCGTTGGTATTAGCAGGGATTGATGATTTCACGTTTGATTTCTTGCCGGATTTCACAAGTGCTATTATTCGTTCATTGTTTTTCGTGGTGAGTTGTTCGTTGCTTTCGTTGTTCGGGAGTATTTGGTTGAGCAGGAAATTGTTTGGTTCTAGGCGATTGAATTTTGCCCTTTATGCAGAACAAAAAGTGGAGGATGGTTTCGTGGGCGTGGATATGGCGGCAAAGGAGGTGATTGGTAAAGAGGGAATGGCATTCACGGATTTACGCCCGGCGGGGAAGGTAATGATCGGAAACGAGGTGTATGATGCCGTGTCCGACACGGGTGCTTTTATCGAGAGAGGAAAAGGTATTCGGGTGGTTAAATACCAAACAGGTCAGGTTTACGTGGTTATGAATTAA